CTGCACATGAATCCTAAAGTGTGGAATCGTCCCTGGATGATTTCTAGAGATACAGGGTTGTTGAAGGAACTAAAGCTTCATGTGTTAGGGTCTCTCTTGTGTCTCTCAGGTTTACCCATGATGCAACGTGATTCACTAGGTTGAGTATCAGTTCATGTTCCTGTGTATTAACTTTATGAAATTCAGCATCACAGCTGAACGTGAGGTAAATTCTTCAATGGTTGAAATATAATTCTTAGAATTAAATTAGGGAACAATGAATTGCTTCGGATTTTGAGCACCTGTCACCACCTGGAGGTCACTTCATGTATTACTGATGATAAAAACGTCATTAACCATGAAACCAGGCTTATataggttatatatatatatacaaattatcattattactattattatatgaTCTGCtgtttaaatgtatgtatgaCTAAAatagctatatatatatttgtgtgcgTCTGATCGGTGCAAATGAAAGCGCCTCAGCTGCGCCCCCCTGCGTCGACAGTGTATAtttgcagaggaggaggagacactaaGAGAGAAACCATCGacagattcaaacacacacacacagacacacacagacatgaagacAGAGCTGCGTTCACCTCCTGCACAGGCctgcagatgatgatgaagatgaagatagtgatgatgatgaagatgatgatgatggcggCGGCTCACCCTGTTCACTCGCACATGTGAGACCTTTGGAGCAGAAGGTGTGTTGCTCGCTCGGTTGTGCAGCTCGTTGTGGGTTTTGCTCCTGACACagattcagctgcagctccggTGTCGTGTTGATGGAATAAGATGGATCGGGAGGAAACGTGCGTGTGGCCATGAGAGCAGGAGGCGGCATGGATCTGCTCTGGAGGATCCTCGCTGCTCTCAGCTGCGACTGCTTCAAAGACTCCTCGTCCTCGAGGTGAGAGCTCATCGTTCAATTACTCAATTTACACCCGACGATCATCCACGAGGTGTCTTCACCTCTGAGGTTCCGATAACAAACAGGATTATTGATCTCTTGTCATAATCTGAATAATCCCCAGTTGTGTAATCCTCCCTGCGAATGACATCAGGCAAAAGctgaattgttattttaattttgaaatcGAGGTCAGATTTTAAACCATGATTTCGCAGTTTTTAattcagatttcttttttttatattctaaaGGTGAAATAATCTCCATCGCTGCCCAGTTGTTATGACAGCAGGTTTTCCTGAGTCATCATTGTTCTCGTTTTCTCAGTGAGATCAGATCCTGTTACACAACCTGTCTCCTCTGAGCTGAATATCACCACAAACCATTCAATAAGCCATATGGATATTTCACTATGGACTCAGTTTATCAGTGATGCAGGTTTCCACTGCAGCTGATGAACGAAGCACAGCAACAGGCTGAGATGTGACGATTCAGTGAACCTTCACCTCTACAGTTTTATTATTGAGCAACCACCACCTTAGCTCCACCTCAACTGTGCAGATTTCAGGTTTTACCAGTTATTAATTTACTGCCATGGACAAATCACATcttgttactgctgctgcacaaacaagcTGTGATTCTTGAGGATATTAATGAGTAGTATCATTATTGTTGGGATTATTCAGGGTTTGTGTCTTCAAACCGTTTTAGTAAGCTGAGTTTCTTTGCTAAAATATCAGAGCAAACAGGAATggcatgaaaacacattttaatttcacgagatccagatttttatttgtatcagcACCATGTTCCACAATCTCCTAGATATCAGCTCCACTGGATATGTCTGATTTGTTTCCATTatcaattattctctgagaaattaaagaaaattagGAGAAACGCCCCTAtctcaataataaataaaatcctggatGCACTGCGTTCCCTGGAGCCATAGAAAAATGTAACAGGTTCTTTCATGtcccatctttccaccaagttccatTGAAATCGATTCAGTGAGGAACGTACACGCCCACAGATTGACGGGGGTGAACGTGTAACCTTCTTCGCTGCCACAATAAAAGCAGCTCATCCTCCTCGTGTTTGAAAAGCTGGAACCAGAAAAGCTTCAGAACATAGAGCAGCTCTCAGTAGAGCTCAGAAAGTCACCGAGGCccaaaggctccttcaaattCCATCAAGCTCcatctcacacactcagatatcagTCTACTGGACGGGCCTggttccatcaagatccataaatcaTCAAATGTCAAAATCAAACATGTTAAAGAAGAAGTGATCTAGATCTGAATTTATGTTCTTAAAGTTTGAGTTCTTTCTGGGtccatccttccaacaagtttaaTGTTTTGACAGTAAATCAAAGATCTGGATGAAACCAATCAGGAATATTTAGGAAtctgatatttatatatgaaaatataaacctGGATTGAGtgtatttaaatctgttttcacGAGGGGACTCTAAGTTTAGTCTAGTTAGTCATTCTAGTAGATTATGATTGaattacatttcaatttgttttatgtattttagtATTAATtgaatcaaatcaataaaacaatatcaaccCAGAATAACAAACCTCTAGCTCCTCCAGAGGAATAGATTATTAAAGTTCCATTCTTCCATTGATTGACAATGTCATGATTCGTTTCATCTCCTGTGTCTGGTCCTTCACATCCTAACTGTCCTGGTCCCTCAGGTCTCCCACCAAGCTGAGCTCCAGTCAGGCCGGCAGCCTGGAGAGCAGCTCCCTGACCGGCTCCCTGTCGCTGGGCCCCGACCACCCTCACTGCCAGTGCTGCATCACCTACGAGACGCGTCTGAAGCGCCTCTCCTGCGGCCACTTGTACTGTGACCCCTGCTGCGACCAGATCGTCAACCTGGCCTTCGAGGACATCGAGGGCCTGTCCGACTACCCCTGCCCCGTGTGCAAGTCCATCCGCCAGCTGGGGGGGCTGGGGCCCTCCACCTCCGGGTACCTGTGTGGACCCTACAGCCTCCTGCAGGAGCCGCAGTGCACGGGGAAGGAGCAGGGGAGTCGCTGGTGGTGAACTTTCAGATGTTGGACTCCTCGTCTCTGACctggttgatttttttttaatgctctgcTTTGAAGACCACGTGGAGACCTTGGAACTTTAGACAAAAGGTCGTCTCTCTCTGCTCGGTCGTCTGTGGTCATCAGGTGAAACATGACGATGCATGACGCAGGTTCAAAGTGCATGTCAATAAAACAAAGGATGGAAGAAGGTTCCGTTATGTTTTGGTCTATTTTATCTCAAAATACAGCAACGCAATGATCGTTCCTACTTTTAACAGCAGGCCGGTTTTCTACCGACTAACGTCTGAAACCAGTGAAGTTCATTCCCCTGAATGTAATGTGTGGAAGTGGAGCGACTGTGAGTGTTTTGTATCTTTAGTGGTTCCTGTCAGGACCTTGTTCTTACTCTGTACGTTTCCTGTTCGTGTGTTGAGCATTTTGCACATCGACTCTCAGACTGTTTTACTCTGACTGGACATATCATGCAGGACGCTtggattttaaaatatttaatcctACTGTACATTTCCAcgctgctttttaaatgtttcagataatgttttaaatatttattttgttaaaaaataaagattgtgAGATGTGTACGAGAAGGGgacgttttttttattcaaattctggagacacaggtgagagtTTATGAAGCGATAACACTTTTTATTCATCAGGATGAAATCATGCTGATACAAAAAATATGTACATCTGGCAAATTGAAGTGAAGCTCGTACCAAAAACACATGACATcatacaaagacacagacagacgggtGGAAGGTTGAGATCGAGTGAACGATTCTAATTAACAGGTCGATGAGCTTGTGGGTTTGAATCACACCTGGAAACATCTGGAACTGTATGATATGAACATTGATGCATATTTACAAGTGAATAATTCGTAGTGCTTTTAAAGTGAGGTACCTTCAGACGTGAGAGAAGCTCAATCCTGCTTTACACCATCTAGAAAAACATGcttatttaaatacacaataacCAAACACCATTCGTCCGTGATGGTGATGACGCCGGTGCATCGACTCCACATCACGCCAACTACAACCTGTTTTGATTTAAAGGCGCAGGAGCCGACAGTGaattaaacacagacagacacgtcCAAGTCCTTGACCTAAATGTCGGCTGCATACTAATACACCactagaggggggggggcttctcttTGCTTCCAACACTAACGTTCTCATGGTAAAGTCTCATTTTCAATTCCAATGACAGACAAATGTCTCAATAAATACTAAATCTGGCCGGTAATCGCACATGACATCAAATATTGACCAATTACTCTGATCAGAAATACTTCATTGTTTACAGAGGATTATATAACTAGAGCCCTGACGTGATCCCGTCCAGACACACAGAGGTTAACCACTGAACTGAATACAGGCCTCTCCCTGCAGGAGGACAGATATGAGAGCAGAACCAAAATAGCTCTCATGCCCTAAATTCCTCGGTGAAGTCGCAGGTcgcagctgctgctccaaaaAGAAGAGGCTTTTCAGGAATTATTGTTTTTCCAGAAACGATATTCAGCTTCTCAACGAGCTGAAGACAAGAAATGATGGTGAAAAAGACGAAGCCTGGTGGTCACACGGGTCGAAGGTGAAACCAGTGTAAAGCTTGTGTCCAGTCACTGGGTTGAGTTCTGTCAAACTGGCCTCAGCCACCACCCGACTCCACTATCTCATGTCTCTGGAACACTTTCAGGATAAGATGCTTAAAATGGACACGAGCCGTCTTTCTGTCTCGAGGCGTGATGTGACGATCACAGAGCTTCAGATCCTGCAGTTTGCTTATGAACAGTTTGTCTTagtcgttattattattaagcaTCTTCTTTCTGCTTGTCTGCAGTTGGTTATATATTTAATTAGAGGAGAAACCTAACACCGTGTTTTGtttctataaaataaaaaacagttgtCACATTTCTTAAATACAGTACAGACGATAAATAGCAGAGTAAAGGGCTCTAGCgggtttcctcctcctgcactggGCTGCCCCCCTGGAGTTTATTAAAATGGTGtttgacaggaaacacacgCCTGTGTCACCTCAGGTCTCGAGGGTCACTTTTGTTTGGGTGTCGTGTtgtgcagacaggaagtgcaaTGGTCTGTATCGCATGTGGGAACAGTGAAGACGAGGGTCATCAGGAAGCTATCGACCCGTTGCTCTTTGGCAGCTTGGCGTTACTGGGCACTGGGTAGTACCGCTGGTCGGGACGGGTCTCCGCTGAGGAGGAGTGTCCGAACAGGAAGGTGTGCTTGCTGCTGCCGCCACTATTGTCCCTGTGGCTTGGTCTGGAGGGTAGTGCTGCggctggcggaggaggaggggcccTGGAGGTCTGGTGGTTGGTGGAGGTAGGAGGGGGCGCCGCCCGGGTCACCCCCGTGCCGTGAGGCCTCGAAGCCGGGAAGAGGAAGGTGCCGTTGTTGGCGTTTTGGTTCAGGTTGGTGTCGGGCCGCCGGCGCTCGGCTGGCTTGACGGGCGAGTTCTCCTCTGTGCTGGGGGACACTTGTGCCAGTTTGTCTTTGAGCAGCTGCACCTCCCGGGCGAGTCGCTCCACGGGGTGGGGGTGGTTGGCGGAGATGGGGTGGGAGAACGCCTGAGGATGGAGAGCAACACGGTCAGATTATCACTAAATCAAATCTCCAAGACCACTGGTGATGTTTGGTATTGTTTGTTGTTCCTACCTGTGCGTGGAGCGCCCCCCGGAGGTAGCACTCCCTCCACAGACCCATGCAGGGCCCCATGAGTAGGGGCAGCAACGGCTCGTAGGGGTCAAGTGGCCCTTGAGGTCCAGAGGTGGAAGCGGGGCCCTGGGGAGGCTCAGTCAGGGACCAGGACTTCAGCAGCCGCTCCAGGCCGGGCACGCTCTCGGAGGACGGCGCCCTCCGGTGGCTCTTCTTGTAGAtgccagagctgctgctgcgccagggAAGCAGGTTAGCAGGACAGGAGAAGGTTCCTCGAGAGAGGAGGACGACCGAGCCGGGGATGGTGTCAGCCAGCTGAGAGATgagtcacggggggggggggggataaaaggATTTAATTCAAGCAACTTACAGAAAGTAatttccttctttcctccttAAAAACTTTTGTCTTGTGGGTCTCTGACATGTTCTATAGAATGTGAGGTGTAAGAACTGCAAGGgttaaatctaaaataaatatgttgttgATCTGCATTTCTCTAACCAGCTCAATCATGTACAGGACTGATGGTAAGTTACAGAACCATCAACCTGATTCCAAAGGGATCATCCTGAAGTAGATGGGTTTTGTTCTGTTTGGTTAAAGAGACAATTTCCCAGTAACACAAGTGGTCAGATACCGAAAACCCATTAAAATGAACTGACTATATTTTCAAACTTGTGCAATACAATGTGCTGATCTACACTAATATCTGTCAATGTACAAAACAGATCTCATGGCAGTGTCTGTTGAACTGACAGCTCCCAGTCACGGCCACCAGAGGGCgtgttgcatcatgggaaagaAGGTCccaccttgtgtgtgtctgggtttgtgttgagGTTTCCGTTGAGCAGCGGTTGCAGCGGTGGGGTCGGGTGGACCGGTTGAGTGAAGCAGTCTCTTCTGGGTTTGCTGTACTGCAGAGCCCAGTCCCACacgggaggcagaggagggtcTGAAGGGTCGGAGGAAGAGTCCGGGTGAAGCACGTCTCTCCAGCCGTTGACAGGCGTGTAGGACTGACCATTGTTCTGGGTAGAGCAgggaaataaatacaacttttaaatGTAGCAAAgaaaatgggttagggttaaggttagacCCCAAAGCCTGTGAGACCCCACAGCCCCTCTCGGGTGTTCAGTACCTGGGAGCGTTTGCATCTCTCCCGCTGGCAGTTGCCCAGGAAGCTGGTGAACAGAGGCAGGTGGATGCTGTCGTGCAGGGCCAACAGGAAGTCCTCCGTCAGCTGGAAGCGAGAGGGATGCTGGGACCACAGCTGCCAGACACAgtccaggaagaggaggaagaccgGAGCctacagggagggagagacggaggtcagaggtcaggtggATGAGGTCGGGGTAGAGCCAGTTTGGTGTCTAAATGAACTGCCGTGCCCCCCAGTGGGAGGTGAGGCAGAGCGGTTGAAGGTGTCACAGGGAATCCAACACCGGACCGTGATGTCAGCGTCTCACCTCCTCTTTGTCGCTGTCGCGGTGGTAGTTGATGCGGCTGTAGAAGCGGTGGCCGGACATCACCCACTCCTTCTGCACCAGGCTCTGGAAGCCATACTGGGTCCGACAGTGGGGGTCGCACATCACCTGCACCAGGCTGGACACCACGCAGCTCATGTCCCGGTCGTCCGCCTCTGTGACAGCAAAACATGGAATAAAACCCATAAACTTCCAATATCAATATCAACCTGCCGGAGCCGTGGGAGCAGCCGGAGCGGCGACGTGTCAGGAACAATAACAGGAACACGTGGAGGTGAAAGTCGAAGGCCGGGTGGACCGGAGGTCACCTTCACCACATGTTGAGGTTTCAGTCCCTGTCACCTGATCCACCTGCTTATCAGCTGCTGATCAGCTGACACCTCGGctccacaacaaacaacagccGGCCTGCTCCTCTTCACAAGGGGGTTGAAGAGAGGAGACTTTCTTTCTCTGACAAAAGACACTCAGTGACACTACAGGGCAACTCCAGACCAGAAATACAAagtccagctcctctgcaggaGTTTGATCTGAGTCATTTCTGTTTGAAGAACATCTAGTACCACTTTACCTTTTATTTACCAGAGAGGCAGCATTTCGTATCCAAAGAGCTAGTTCATGTAGCATCAGACCACTACTCACCCTGGAGGCTCATGGGCCCACTTGGCACCAACAGACCTTCAACAGTTCAAACCagttaaaacaaactaaaagctTCATTCGACTTTTTCCTTATGTGCAAATGTCTCAAGATAAATTTATCACAATATGTTTTACTTCATGTTATCAACATGTTTTGTCCTAACTCTCATACTGACACCACCTCGTCTCTTATCGTGTTGCATGAAGGTCTATTGTCAGAGTGCATGTAgcctgagcgagtgtgtgtgcgtgtccctgTTGCTACTTCAAGGCCAAAACCTAATGTGGGATTAATGGGAGGGACGCTccatgaataatgaatggattGAATAATATGAGCCGGGCTCTGTGGTCACGTGACTCACCTTGCAGTGCCACGGTCAGGTGACCGCCACGAAGCAAGCAGGCAACTTCTGATGCCTTCCTCAAACAGGACCTGGAGACAGAGGGCAGGTTGAAGAGATTATACATGATGGATCACATAACTGTACAAATtgtacaaacatacaaataagGATTTAACTATTAAGAtactattaaaaaacaaaatacggCAAATACTAATGTTAGAATTCTAGATGCTCagcaactttaaaaacaatcttaGTTAAAGGATCTAAATGTAGCCTCATTGGTTATTTTTACAATGCAAACATTTATAAACCAAATATCTGTttctgcatatttaaaaaattttaAAAAGGTAATAATTACATAAAAAGTACCAGTACATATAAATAACAATTAAAGTTCAAGCTACAAAATCGATAAATGAAGGAAGTTTGGGGTATTTCTTACGACTGACATGTATAATGTTAAACTATTTAACTCCAGTTAGTTCTTAAAACGTTTTCAGGTTTCATGGTTTATTAGTTATTGTATTTTCAAGGATTTCTGGACCTGACATCACAGTTTTTCATCAGTCTGAGATGAAaactttcaaataaaactgCAAGTCATGGACAGAGCTGTTACCTTGTGTAGTCCAGCCAGTGGGTGCTCTCCAGGGTAGACAACCATTTGTCATCGGGCACCGACACAGATGTGGAGATATCTACAAgtcaaaacatgaataaaacagatCATATTCAGACATTATTACAACAAGAGCATGAGACATATGAGAAGAAGGAATGTGTGGATAAAAGATGACCCGACCACAGACACAACAATGAGATGAGATCTGGATGAATACATGGGACAGACCTTTAGAAATAGAGCAGGTCGACTGTGACAATACTCCAGTGAAGATCTGTGCTGTTGTGTTCCAGACATTAAAAAGATCCTTTTTCCAAAAGTCGTGTGCAAATTTGTAAGAAATACTATCAGTCAGTCAATAATAACATGTGACACTCACTATTGTCATTTTATATCTAAATcagaacatttaaatatgaaaccCTGCAGTTTCCTTCTTGTGAAAGAGCAGCATTCATCTATTTAACCACATCAAATCAGCGAACTTCATTAACGTCTTAAATGGAGCCCAACATGTAAAGTCATAATCATTTTGTCTTTAGCTGCTTTGAAGATACAAAACCCACCGAGTCATCACTAAAGACACCAAAACATCTGTGTGAACAATCCACTGAGCCATGAAGCGCTCGGCCACGACAGACACAGCACAGAGCTGACAAATGTGTGAACTGTGATAATCAGTGACTtatcctgtgtgtgcgtgtgtgtctgtgtgtgtgtgtgtgtgtgtgtgtgtgtgggtgtgtgtgtgaaagagagatggGTCAGCATTTCAGTCCCAGGGCCAGTGGTTGTAGACAATCGTGGGTTTTGTAATCTTTGTTCTTACGTGACCCTGGAATTTGCCGTcacgacaaaaacaacaataaagtcTGAATCACAAACCCTGTTGTTGTGAGCTTTCACTAAGCCACCAAGACCCTAAACAACTATTTTAAAGTAAtgtaattacttttaaaatgtgtgtgtgacttgagGTAAAACAGCACATTATGACGTGCAACTTAAAACCGGTTGAGTTGTGTGTTCTGTATGTTTCCAtgggtgttgtgtgtgtgtgtgtgtgtgtgtgttgatgttctGAGCTCATGTGTTGTCCCCACCTCCCAGACAGAGGGCGCGCAGGCGGCTGTGAGCGAGCTGGATGTCGGCAGGCGATGGCAGCTCCTCTCCCAgctccaccaccacacacagagacgactGGCAGCCGAACAGGATCATCTCCAGGTTCCTACAGAGAGCGGCACATCCAGCTGTCAACATCTGCAACCAGCCTGGGTAACTCTGAGATCTAGAGCTGTCTCGTACATGTTGTTCAGCTGCTTTTTTAGTTTATCTCTAAAGTCTGACGTTTAATTCAGAGCACATTTCCCTGATTAAACTGAAATACTGAAATACAAACTCATTAGTGAACGTTTACTTTTCTGAGGCCAACTGCAGTTTTATTGATTCATGATGAACGAGCTTCACGAGTTTCTTCTATAAAAGCTCCATCTCATGATTCAGGCTGGGATCATAACTATATTTGAACGTTTTCCAAAGTCACAGCGATTAAGGCCAAAGAATAAGTGTTCAAACGTTAATGTTACCTCTGCAATCCACATgtaaacattcaaataaaagcaCCAACCTGATGTCATCTTTCTCGTGATAAATGTTGTTCTGGAAACTGGCCATTCGCAGTAGATCACTGCCTCGGGGGTGTCGCCAACACCAGCGCTGCAACATGAACAAACGGCTTCAGGCTCCATGTTATTTCCCCTGAAGGAATTCATCTTGTAATTTGTGTCACAGGAACGTTaataagagagaaaaacagtgtGGGAGAGGATTGAAGCCGAGAAAGCTTGATactataaaacataataatacaCACTTAGGGAAGGATGAGTGTTTATTTGGAGAAGAAGATTTTCTCAGGTCACAACATTAAGAATCAGAATGTGTTAATCTCCCTTCAATCAAATCAGTGCTACAGCAAAGTTCCAAAGCACGAAAACCAGGAGTCAAACTTGTTTTCGAGCTTTTAGGCGCTAACAAGGTTTGTTCTATCTTTGTCCACTGTGACCTAGAAACTGTGTTTGATGCAGAAAATCCAATTGGGTGCTCTCTAATGCACTTTCAGTGGGTTTTCTGAGAAGCACAACCTTTTATAGCAAAAGGTAGAAGAAGTTCTTATCAAATACAGGAATGAGACAAACTTAAGCCTAATTTCTAAAACCCAGGACCGTatagaaaagagaaatatgtcATTGTGGCTGTGAGCCAGTGTCAAAATGAAAGGTGGTAAATTGGTTGTCAGGCTGAATCAGTATGTGGAAGCTAAGTGCACTCACAGGGATTCGACCTTCGTTG
The DNA window shown above is from Platichthys flesus chromosome 11, fPlaFle2.1, whole genome shotgun sequence and carries:
- the mtmr11 gene encoding myotubularin-related protein 11 codes for the protein MLTGSKTTFKVRQMIPDIRERMLSQSGVSARSRDVFGLRCLPGECVLQRAVMVRKKLSAREGRGWLSGTLFCTHFRVAFVPQDAPKPDDNADPVLLGDHDVALASIEKVVVVGPNRTKLVTPHSSLKFTPEELVLYCRDMRVVCFLFDRLTPDAQVLEITYTIAKTYQPLKPGSVLSFQNAALGSVEMKQFLSNRRRDAHMNWLESASDWEQELERCGTSGWRVSSVNDRFEMSTSLPRFLVVPHKVLDTELKKSFAHFNEGRIPRWCWRHPRGSDLLRMASFQNNIYHEKDDIRNLEMILFGCQSSLCVVVELGEELPSPADIQLAHSRLRALCLGDISTSVSVPDDKWLSTLESTHWLDYTRSCLRKASEVACLLRGGHLTVALQEADDRDMSCVVSSLVQVMCDPHCRTQYGFQSLVQKEWVMSGHRFYSRINYHRDSDKEEAPVFLLFLDCVWQLWSQHPSRFQLTEDFLLALHDSIHLPLFTSFLGNCQRERCKRSQNNGQSYTPVNGWRDVLHPDSSSDPSDPPLPPVWDWALQYSKPRRDCFTQPVHPTPPLQPLLNGNLNTNPDTHKLADTIPGSVVLLSRGTFSCPANLLPWRSSSSGIYKKSHRRAPSSESVPGLERLLKSWSLTEPPQGPASTSGPQGPLDPYEPLLPLLMGPCMGLWRECYLRGALHAQAFSHPISANHPHPVERLAREVQLLKDKLAQVSPSTEENSPVKPAERRRPDTNLNQNANNGTFLFPASRPHGTGVTRAAPPPTSTNHQTSRAPPPPPAAALPSRPSHRDNSGGSSKHTFLFGHSSSAETRPDQRYYPVPSNAKLPKSNGSIAS